The following are encoded in a window of Sphingobium sp. AP49 genomic DNA:
- a CDS encoding glycosyltransferase family 2 protein, with the protein MSAWQPPSVLQKQAAQPLFSVIIPTYQRRDKVVEAVLSALDQSIALIEVIVVVDGSTDGTEQALAAIPDPRLQVIVQPNRGASAARNTGIDHAHGRYIAFLDCDDRFLPHHLADLLPLLQQGEAVVAYGQVLVDRGQGRNFLKPPRAIASGEAIDRYLMCDRGFIQTSSLALSRTLADQVRYREDVRFGDDTDFAVRLALAGGQFRMTAQPGTIWADRDAEHRLSHVRGSVGSLGWLRDLRPHISPRAFSAYMGWHAAKGIWPTSRVQAMRYYAVALLRGAFGPRLAATVLMQIILPDPVYRRLSDRWIDMTQLVGGRPRL; encoded by the coding sequence ATGTCGGCCTGGCAACCCCCGTCGGTGCTGCAGAAACAGGCAGCGCAGCCGCTCTTCTCGGTCATCATCCCGACCTATCAACGGCGGGATAAGGTGGTGGAGGCCGTCCTGTCCGCGCTCGACCAGAGCATCGCGCTGATCGAGGTGATCGTCGTCGTCGATGGCTCCACGGATGGTACGGAACAGGCGCTGGCCGCGATCCCCGATCCGCGCCTGCAGGTCATCGTTCAGCCCAATCGCGGCGCATCGGCGGCACGCAACACCGGCATCGACCATGCCCATGGCCGCTATATCGCCTTCCTCGATTGCGACGACCGCTTCCTGCCCCATCATCTGGCCGATCTGTTGCCGCTGCTGCAGCAGGGCGAGGCGGTGGTGGCCTATGGCCAGGTTCTGGTCGACCGCGGCCAGGGCCGCAATTTCCTCAAGCCGCCACGGGCGATCGCCAGCGGGGAGGCAATCGACCGCTATCTGATGTGCGACCGGGGCTTCATCCAGACCAGCAGTCTGGCACTCAGCCGCACGCTGGCCGACCAGGTCCGCTATCGTGAGGATGTCCGCTTCGGCGACGACACAGACTTTGCCGTCCGACTGGCACTGGCCGGGGGGCAGTTCCGCATGACCGCACAGCCCGGCACCATATGGGCCGACCGGGATGCGGAACATCGCCTGTCCCATGTGCGCGGCAGCGTCGGCAGCCTCGGCTGGCTGCGCGATCTGCGCCCCCATATTTCGCCGCGCGCCTTTTCCGCCTATATGGGCTGGCACGCGGCCAAGGGCATCTGGCCGACCAGCCGGGTCCAGGCAATGCGCTATTATGCCGTCGCGCTGCTGCGCGGCGCGTTCGGGCCGCGTCTCGCCGCCACCGTCCTGATGCAGATCATCCTGCCCGATCCCGTCTATCGCCGTCTGTCGGATCGCTGGATCGACATGACCCAGCTGGTGGGTGGGAGGCCACGCCTTTGA
- a CDS encoding endo-1,4-beta-xylanase: protein MNRRDFLCGAAGMAASLSVPIGAAAMPAGLATHARAKGRYFGAAVKSRQLREDAGFTQAVARECNILVQEYELKRGTTEPKPGRYDFSGADQIIDFAQKHDMRARGHALVWYAAQPPWLEPALQAASDRQRQTLMTSYITTAMPRYAGRIQEWDVVNEALEPNDGRADGMRADSMWMQALGEHYIDTAFHTARETDPKATLFLTDYGIEHDSPRCERRRTAMLKLLDRLKARDVPIDAIGIQGHLKPYKEGFNERRFADFLDQLRGYGVKLEITEFDIADIGGPPNPAKRDSEVASVGRAFIDVALDNPAMQAVLCWGLSDRYSWLSNYKDYKWPDGQLSRGLPLDGSLRRKPLWDAIAAAFDAAPPAGRHVA from the coding sequence TTGAACCGCCGCGACTTCCTGTGCGGAGCCGCCGGCATGGCGGCCTCCCTGTCGGTGCCCATAGGCGCTGCCGCGATGCCGGCGGGCCTGGCCACCCATGCCCGCGCCAAGGGGCGTTATTTCGGTGCAGCGGTCAAGTCGCGCCAGCTGCGGGAAGACGCCGGCTTTACCCAGGCCGTCGCGCGCGAATGCAATATCCTGGTCCAGGAATATGAGCTGAAACGCGGCACGACCGAGCCGAAGCCGGGCCGCTACGATTTCAGCGGCGCGGACCAGATCATCGACTTCGCGCAAAAGCATGACATGCGCGCGCGCGGCCATGCGCTGGTCTGGTATGCGGCCCAGCCGCCCTGGCTGGAGCCCGCGCTCCAGGCCGCCAGCGACCGCCAGCGCCAGACATTGATGACCAGCTACATCACCACCGCCATGCCCCGCTATGCCGGCCGCATCCAGGAATGGGATGTGGTGAACGAGGCGCTGGAACCCAATGACGGTCGTGCCGACGGCATGCGCGCCGACAGCATGTGGATGCAGGCGCTGGGCGAACATTATATCGACACGGCCTTCCACACCGCGCGCGAGACCGATCCGAAGGCGACCCTGTTCCTCACCGATTATGGCATCGAACATGACTCGCCGCGCTGCGAGCGCCGCCGGACCGCGATGCTGAAGCTGCTCGACCGGCTGAAGGCCCGCGACGTGCCGATCGACGCGATCGGCATCCAGGGTCATCTCAAACCCTATAAGGAAGGGTTCAACGAGCGCCGTTTCGCCGATTTCCTCGACCAGTTGCGCGGCTATGGCGTGAAGCTGGAAATCACCGAATTCGACATTGCCGACATTGGCGGGCCGCCCAACCCGGCCAAGCGTGACAGCGAAGTTGCCAGTGTCGGCCGTGCCTTCATCGATGTCGCGCTGGACAATCCGGCGATGCAGGCCGTGCTCTGCTGGGGCCTGTCGGACCGCTATTCCTGGCTGTCCAACTACAAGGATTATAAATGGCCCGACGGCCAGTTGTCGCGCGGATTGCCGCTGGACGGCTCCCTGCGCCGCAAGCCGCTATGGGACGCCATCGCCGCCGCCTTCGACGCTGCACCGCCGGCAGGGAGACATGTCGCATGA
- a CDS encoding acyltransferase, with protein MRISSLTGLRGIAAVSVLLYHIPHAPAFAAFAIPLFSRAYLAVDLFFILSGFVISYGYYDRLMHNLGRSSYMDFLINRTARVWPLHLIVTLVFMARILVNVSGTQAIPLDLPNILTNLLMIQSWGWGTQPIAGNSWSVSTEVAAYLLYPLIAIMAFSRWGWAQLALCVGILILVASSGRGASGPLDVNDYDTVLTLLRCLAGFALGVLTYRIRDMALTRALLDGPARFAATCVIIAVTLMLPRAADVLVVCLMPALVLTCYYDGAAARAVMANPVSYHLGLISYSIYLWHPLVRDIMARVMGIAHRHGFVGHDWVFIAAMLVATWLLCWASYRLIEVPGHKVIKWLQRGGRARPAAVKAPA; from the coding sequence ATGAGAATTTCCTCGCTCACGGGCCTGCGCGGCATCGCCGCCGTCTCGGTCCTGCTCTATCATATCCCGCACGCGCCGGCTTTTGCGGCCTTTGCGATCCCGCTTTTCTCGCGCGCCTATCTGGCGGTCGATCTGTTCTTCATTCTCAGCGGCTTCGTCATTTCCTACGGCTATTATGACCGGCTGATGCACAATCTGGGGCGGTCCAGTTACATGGACTTCCTGATCAACCGCACCGCCCGCGTCTGGCCGCTGCACCTGATCGTCACGCTGGTGTTCATGGCCCGCATCCTGGTCAATGTGTCGGGGACACAGGCGATCCCGCTCGACCTGCCCAATATCCTCACCAACCTGCTGATGATCCAGAGCTGGGGTTGGGGCACCCAGCCGATCGCCGGCAACAGCTGGTCGGTCAGCACCGAGGTCGCCGCTTATCTCCTCTACCCGCTGATCGCGATCATGGCCTTTTCCCGCTGGGGCTGGGCGCAACTGGCGCTGTGCGTCGGCATCCTGATCCTCGTCGCCAGTTCCGGGCGCGGGGCCAGCGGACCGCTGGATGTCAACGATTATGACACGGTGCTCACCCTGCTGCGCTGCCTGGCCGGTTTTGCGCTGGGCGTCCTCACCTATCGCATCCGCGACATGGCGCTGACCCGCGCCCTGCTGGATGGCCCCGCTCGGTTTGCCGCCACATGTGTCATCATCGCTGTCACCTTGATGCTGCCCCGCGCGGCCGATGTGCTGGTCGTCTGCCTGATGCCGGCACTGGTGCTGACCTGCTATTATGATGGCGCCGCCGCCCGCGCGGTAATGGCCAATCCGGTCAGCTATCATCTGGGCCTCATCAGCTATTCCATCTATCTGTGGCATCCGCTGGTGCGCGACATCATGGCCCGTGTCATGGGCATCGCCCATCGCCACGGCTTTGTCGGCCATGACTGGGTCTTCATCGCCGCGATGCTGGTCGCGACCTGGCTGCTCTGCTGGGCCAGCTATCGGCTGATCGAAGTGCCCGGCCACAAGGTCATCAAATGGCTGCAGCGCGGCGGGCGTGCCCGCCCCGCCGCGGTCAAGGCCCCCGCCTGA
- a CDS encoding glycosyltransferase yields the protein MPPVPTIWIAIPTFRRPAQLRHLLETLAAIIPHDDVRLLVADNDPVGQEGAAVAHEMQDDPHYPLPIRILHVPEPGLCSVRNAIIATALADPAMHYLAMIDDDEWPQPGWLDALLACREASGADVIGGPVDAHFMRPPPRWARSALVFQAEDRPSGPTSMLWASNNLLLTRAALALLPAPWFDPRFNRSGGEDLDYLTRLRDAGARFGWAADARVSEWVPPERVRLGWVLSRMWRIGFTETLTRRKHRPGIIGTLALFGRTLAVFAMRTAGLLALLLPGARRVDIAGQWIKCWGRLYALAGGGSRAFYGAE from the coding sequence ATGCCGCCCGTCCCGACCATCTGGATCGCGATCCCGACCTTCCGTCGGCCGGCCCAGTTGCGCCATCTGCTCGAGACCCTGGCCGCCATCATTCCCCATGACGATGTCAGGTTGCTGGTGGCCGACAATGATCCCGTCGGCCAGGAAGGGGCGGCCGTCGCGCACGAAATGCAGGATGATCCCCATTATCCGCTGCCCATCCGCATCCTGCATGTTCCGGAGCCTGGCCTTTGCTCGGTCCGCAACGCGATCATCGCCACCGCATTGGCCGATCCGGCGATGCACTATCTGGCGATGATCGATGATGATGAATGGCCGCAGCCCGGCTGGCTCGACGCGCTGCTGGCCTGTCGGGAAGCAAGCGGTGCCGATGTGATCGGCGGCCCGGTCGACGCCCATTTCATGCGCCCGCCTCCCCGCTGGGCACGTAGCGCCCTGGTCTTCCAGGCGGAGGATCGGCCTTCGGGACCGACCAGCATGCTGTGGGCCAGCAATAATCTGCTGCTGACCCGTGCGGCGTTGGCATTGCTGCCCGCCCCCTGGTTCGACCCGCGTTTCAATCGCAGCGGCGGCGAGGATCTGGATTATCTTACGCGGCTGCGCGACGCGGGCGCCCGCTTCGGCTGGGCCGCCGACGCCCGGGTCAGCGAATGGGTCCCGCCGGAACGGGTGCGCCTCGGCTGGGTGCTGTCCCGCATGTGGCGGATCGGCTTCACCGAGACGCTGACCCGCCGCAAGCACCGGCCCGGCATCATCGGCACCCTCGCCCTGTTCGGCCGGACGCTGGCGGTGTTCGCGATGCGCACCGCAGGCCTTCTTGCCCTGTTGCTGCCCGGCGCGCGACGGGTCGACATCGCCGGGCAGTGGATCAAATGCTGGGGCCGCCTCTATGCCCTGGCGGGCGGCGGCAGCCGCGCCTTTTACGGCGCGGAATAG
- a CDS encoding glycoside hydrolase family 16 protein, translating to MLSTTADSDSGTVTIGATASTSVTASVASSTTNSFADFDFANGTKLPAKATLWIGNATYKPGSSTAYVPVYLDRDTPNTVIARITTVNGTGTLKALSGTNYKTVDTVVIFRPGDPLTQTVEVPVMTATEGQQFTVKLREAPWGALQGQSTATVTAKAYIDATAKATGTFREGRTFTPSGTLQFELLKDTHKRSVDGGWDRWATTLSHGRAQTANGETGLYVDTATYPGIEGPVYWSDKGLVLHSQLLKTPISYQGTSYNYGASVLDGRNFLASQIGYGQYEWDAKMPSRRGSWPAFWLISTSGWPPEIDIYEGFGYQSYWDFDRHISSTIHVGANSTRYDQRGAVIQAEQAYGLSGFSQGFHKFAVDIQRDYITWFVDGQETYQSVNPFKGFRFYPIMNVAVKTTGAYADGSGDMTIRSFKVYSAP from the coding sequence GTGCTGTCGACCACGGCGGACAGCGACAGCGGAACCGTCACCATCGGCGCGACGGCAAGCACAAGCGTCACGGCATCGGTCGCCAGCAGCACGACCAACAGCTTTGCCGATTTCGACTTTGCCAATGGCACGAAACTGCCGGCCAAGGCTACATTGTGGATCGGCAATGCGACTTACAAGCCCGGCAGCAGCACCGCCTATGTTCCGGTCTATCTGGATCGCGATACGCCCAATACGGTGATTGCGCGCATCACTACCGTCAATGGCACCGGGACGTTGAAGGCGCTGTCGGGCACTAACTATAAAACCGTCGATACCGTCGTCATCTTCCGTCCGGGCGATCCGCTGACCCAGACGGTCGAGGTGCCGGTCATGACCGCGACAGAAGGGCAGCAATTCACCGTCAAGCTGCGTGAGGCGCCCTGGGGCGCGCTGCAGGGCCAGTCGACCGCAACGGTGACGGCCAAGGCCTATATCGATGCGACGGCCAAGGCGACCGGTACCTTCCGCGAGGGGCGGACGTTCACGCCATCGGGGACGCTGCAGTTCGAGTTGCTCAAGGATACACACAAGCGGTCGGTCGATGGCGGCTGGGACCGGTGGGCGACCACCCTGTCGCATGGCCGCGCCCAGACGGCGAATGGCGAAACCGGCCTCTATGTCGATACCGCCACCTATCCCGGGATCGAAGGGCCGGTATATTGGAGCGACAAGGGGCTGGTCCTGCACAGCCAGCTGCTCAAGACGCCGATCAGCTATCAGGGCACCAGCTATAATTATGGCGCGTCCGTCCTGGACGGGCGCAACTTCCTGGCGAGCCAGATCGGTTATGGACAATATGAATGGGATGCGAAAATGCCCAGCCGGCGGGGATCATGGCCCGCCTTCTGGCTGATTTCGACCAGCGGCTGGCCGCCGGAAATCGATATCTATGAGGGCTTTGGCTATCAGAGCTATTGGGATTTCGATCGCCATATCTCGTCCACCATCCATGTCGGCGCGAACAGCACGCGCTATGACCAGCGCGGGGCCGTGATCCAGGCGGAACAGGCCTATGGCTTGTCCGGATTCTCGCAGGGATTTCATAAGTTCGCCGTGGATATCCAGCGTGACTATATCACCTGGTTCGTCGATGGTCAGGAGACCTACCAGTCGGTCAACCCGTTCAAGGGCTTCCGTTTCTACCCGATCATGAACGTGGCGGTGAAGACGACCGGTGCCTATGCCGACGGCAGCGGCGACATGACGATCCGCAGCTTCAAGGTCTATTCCGCGCCGTAA